One window of Sulfurospirillum sp. 1612 genomic DNA carries:
- the nuoI gene encoding NADH-quinone oxidoreductase subunit NuoI, translated as MELRGFKNRNATPGYIYYEGEAKPETGWERFQRVLNRAVKGELFVGLWIVLREMFKFNIHTVQYPMEKLEMSPRYRAVHKLLRLFESGSERCIGCGLCEKICISNCIRMDTHIDEKSRKEVTQYSINFGRCIFCGYCAEVCPELAIVHGDDYEYASEQRASFGLKEDMLTPLDSFRAKKQKEFPGFGALSKNADEFVKKTPLAY; from the coding sequence ATGGAATTAAGAGGCTTTAAAAATAGAAATGCGACTCCTGGCTATATTTATTATGAAGGGGAAGCAAAACCAGAAACAGGTTGGGAACGATTTCAAAGAGTTCTAAATCGTGCCGTAAAAGGCGAACTTTTTGTAGGGCTTTGGATTGTGCTGAGAGAAATGTTTAAATTCAACATTCATACGGTTCAATATCCAATGGAAAAACTTGAAATGAGCCCAAGATACCGAGCAGTTCATAAATTATTACGATTGTTTGAAAGTGGAAGTGAACGTTGTATCGGTTGCGGATTATGTGAGAAGATTTGTATCTCAAATTGTATCAGAATGGACACTCATATTGATGAAAAAAGTCGTAAAGAGGTCACCCAATACAGTATCAACTTTGGTCGTTGTATCTTTTGTGGATATTGTGCTGAGGTTTGTCCTGAGCTTGCGATTGTACATGGTGATGATTATGAGTATGCAAGTGAACAACGGGCAAGTTTTGGACTCAAAGAGGACATGCTAACACCGCTTGATAGTTTTAGAGCAAAAAAACAAAAAGAGTTCCCGGGATTTGGTGCATTAAGTAAAAATGCTGATGAATTTGTCAAAAAAACTCCATTAGCGTATTGA
- the nuoN gene encoding NADH-quinone oxidoreductase subunit NuoN, protein MLEPISISLSSLNMDLLIPMAVLAFGALCIICIDIFTKNLTKSFYVAFTLLFLFLDFTALISIKGPDRGFFNVLLVDGISVLGQGIILITSALFILTVLSNKPFKEFKKAEYYAIFLFMIVGFQFMVASDNLILIFLGLETASLSLYALIAMHNRDKAFEAAIKYFTMGALASGFFAMASLIFYTLTGSIELSTISKVLVANSFSPGLLILAGVSFMLIALGFKLSIVPVHTWLPDVYEGSSAPLAGYIAVVPKIAGLVVAVRFFDIFLAHHIMWVENILILVSVITMTLANITALVQEDVKRMLAFSSIAHAGFVLTAIMVGNTQAYSAIFLYWILFMFTNMGAFTMLWIARHKRNLWDSRYQHPFVKFSGMAKVAPMMATIFGLFMFTLAGMPPFSVFWGKLYVLGTVVNSGHEGLAVIMVINSAIAVYYYMKLMVYMFLKEPITEDGNIYEANMTVSLKLIVGATIIFTITASLFVEPILNLITRLIGTSSI, encoded by the coding sequence ATGTTAGAGCCTATCTCAATTAGCCTATCAAGTTTAAATATGGACTTGCTCATTCCTATGGCGGTTTTAGCTTTTGGGGCATTGTGTATCATCTGTATTGATATTTTTACAAAGAATTTAACAAAAAGTTTTTATGTGGCATTTACGTTGTTATTCCTCTTCTTGGATTTTACGGCGTTGATTAGTATTAAAGGGCCAGATCGAGGATTTTTTAATGTCTTGTTAGTAGATGGAATCTCGGTCTTAGGGCAGGGAATTATTTTGATTACCTCGGCACTCTTTATTTTGACCGTTTTGAGTAATAAACCGTTTAAAGAGTTCAAAAAAGCAGAATACTATGCCATATTTTTATTCATGATTGTCGGATTCCAATTTATGGTAGCCAGTGATAATCTGATTTTGATATTTTTAGGCTTAGAGACAGCCAGTCTCTCATTGTATGCGTTGATTGCGATGCACAACCGAGATAAAGCATTTGAGGCGGCGATTAAATACTTCACGATGGGAGCACTTGCGAGTGGATTTTTTGCCATGGCATCGTTGATTTTTTATACGTTAACAGGAAGTATCGAACTCTCAACAATATCGAAAGTATTAGTAGCCAACTCTTTTTCTCCAGGCTTGTTGATTTTGGCGGGAGTATCCTTTATGCTTATTGCACTTGGGTTTAAACTCTCCATTGTACCGGTACATACATGGTTGCCTGATGTTTATGAAGGAAGTTCGGCGCCACTTGCGGGTTATATCGCCGTTGTTCCAAAAATCGCAGGACTTGTGGTTGCGGTGAGATTTTTTGATATCTTTTTAGCACACCATATTATGTGGGTTGAAAATATCTTGATTTTAGTCTCAGTCATCACCATGACACTTGCCAATATTACCGCATTAGTGCAAGAAGATGTCAAAAGAATGCTTGCCTTTAGTTCGATTGCGCATGCAGGTTTTGTGTTGACTGCCATCATGGTAGGAAATACCCAAGCCTATTCTGCTATATTCTTATATTGGATTCTCTTTATGTTTACCAATATGGGTGCCTTTACGATGCTTTGGATTGCTCGACACAAAAGAAATCTTTGGGATTCAAGATACCAACATCCCTTTGTAAAATTCTCCGGTATGGCTAAAGTGGCACCTATGATGGCGACGATTTTTGGGCTTTTTATGTTTACGCTCGCGGGGATGCCTCCCTTTTCAGTCTTTTGGGGTAAATTATATGTGTTAGGTACGGTTGTCAATAGTGGCCATGAGGGCTTGGCTGTCATTATGGTAATCAATAGTGCGATTGCGGTATATTACTATATGAAACTGATGGTCTATATGTTCTTAAAAGAACCCATCACTGAAGATGGTAATATTTATGAAGCGAATATGACGGTCTCTTTGAAATTGATTGTGGGGGCGACGATTATCTTCACCATCACTGCATCACTTTTTGTTGAGCCGATTTTAAACTTGATTACCCGTCTTATTGGAACCAGTTCTATATAA
- a CDS encoding NADH-quinone oxidoreductase subunit J, protein MFEAIAFYMFSILVIGMFGIVVFSKNALYALSALAGGMIFISGFFFLLNAEFLGVVQIVVYTGAVMAVYAFGMMFFDTKVDVKENIKYKKIIYTLSMLSAIFTIFVFLAPIYSLKIESFYPTIEGVSNIKMIGLILFTKYLVPFELAAIMLLVAMIAGIVLVKVKMDETPTNLEVARGEK, encoded by the coding sequence ATGTTTGAAGCAATAGCGTTTTATATGTTTTCGATTTTAGTGATAGGGATGTTTGGCATCGTTGTCTTTAGTAAAAATGCTCTGTATGCATTGAGTGCATTAGCTGGAGGTATGATTTTTATCTCTGGATTTTTCTTTTTACTTAATGCTGAGTTTTTAGGTGTGGTGCAGATTGTGGTATATACTGGCGCCGTTATGGCCGTGTATGCGTTTGGTATGATGTTTTTCGATACCAAAGTGGATGTAAAAGAAAATATCAAATACAAAAAGATTATCTATACCCTCTCCATGCTTTCTGCAATTTTTACCATTTTTGTTTTCTTAGCACCTATTTATTCATTAAAAATAGAATCATTTTATCCGACGATTGAAGGGGTGAGCAATATCAAAATGATTGGTCTCATTTTGTTTACAAAATATCTGGTTCCATTTGAACTCGCTGCGATTATGTTGCTTGTTGCGATGATTGCCGGTATTGTTTTGGTAAAAGTTAAAATGGACGAAACTCCGACGAATTTAGAAGTAGCAAGGGGTGAAAAATGA
- a CDS encoding LysE family translocator, which yields MSAIISLSVLTVFIPTFFLVSLTPGMCMTLAMSLGMSIGLKRTLAMMAGELVGVAIVALSSVIGASAIMLRYPEVFVMLKTIGGLYLIYIGIMMLKSKGKLALSECGASQFSHLSNKNLAFQGFITAIANPKGWAFFISLLPPFINNNHPILPQIMILLSIILCLEFTCLMIYASGGSGLKKFLQKKDNVKGMNKIAGCLMCGVGIWLIFD from the coding sequence ATGAGCGCCATTATCAGTCTGTCAGTTTTGACTGTATTTATCCCCACATTTTTCTTGGTCTCTTTGACTCCGGGAATGTGTATGACTTTGGCGATGAGTTTGGGGATGAGTATTGGTCTCAAACGGACACTGGCGATGATGGCAGGTGAACTTGTTGGTGTTGCTATTGTCGCACTCTCTTCGGTGATTGGGGCTTCTGCGATTATGTTGCGTTATCCTGAAGTTTTTGTGATGCTTAAGACCATCGGCGGTCTGTATCTGATTTATATTGGTATCATGATGCTTAAAAGCAAAGGAAAATTGGCATTATCAGAGTGTGGGGCGTCACAATTTTCTCATCTTAGCAATAAAAATTTAGCATTTCAAGGTTTTATCACTGCGATTGCAAATCCCAAAGGTTGGGCCTTTTTTATTTCACTACTGCCCCCTTTTATCAACAACAATCACCCCATCCTTCCTCAAATCATGATACTGTTGAGTATTATCTTGTGTCTGGAATTTACCTGCCTTATGATTTATGCAAGCGGGGGCAGTGGACTCAAAAAATTTCTACAAAAAAAGGACAATGTCAAAGGGATGAATAAGATTGCAGGATGCCTGATGTGTGGTGTTGGAATTTGGCTGATATTTGATTAG
- the nuoH gene encoding NADH-quinone oxidoreductase subunit NuoH, whose amino-acid sequence MNETALIIETIVKAVIALAVVAAMGAFATFIERKVLAFMQRRLGPMHVGPYGLLQLVADGIKLFTKEDIIPQNVVKPIFILAPLVGVVSAFVAIAAVPYFPEFTVFGYTVHPIVSDINVGLLFIMGAASVGMYGPLLAGLSSANKWSLLGGARAVVQLLSFEVVSGLSILAPIMMIGSLSLIDINDYQIGGIANWLVWKQPLAFLLFAIAGFAETNRTPFDLVEFEAEIVSGYATEYSGMRWGLFFIGEYANMITISALVSIIFMGGYNPLWIIPGALMMLLKVSFWIFLFLWVRAAWPHIRPDQLMWVCWKVLMPLALLNILITGIILV is encoded by the coding sequence ATGAATGAAACAGCCTTAATAATAGAAACAATAGTAAAAGCAGTGATTGCATTAGCCGTTGTTGCGGCTATGGGTGCATTTGCTACATTTATTGAACGTAAAGTTTTGGCTTTTATGCAACGACGTCTTGGGCCGATGCATGTGGGTCCTTATGGTTTATTGCAATTAGTAGCAGATGGTATTAAACTCTTTACAAAAGAGGATATTATCCCGCAAAATGTTGTGAAACCAATCTTTATTTTGGCGCCTTTAGTCGGGGTAGTATCGGCATTTGTTGCCATTGCTGCGGTGCCTTATTTCCCTGAGTTTACGGTATTTGGATATACCGTACATCCCATTGTATCTGATATCAATGTGGGCTTACTTTTTATCATGGGAGCAGCATCAGTTGGGATGTATGGTCCTTTGTTAGCGGGACTGAGTAGTGCCAATAAATGGTCACTTCTTGGTGGTGCGCGTGCGGTGGTACAACTTTTGAGTTTTGAAGTGGTGAGCGGACTCTCTATCTTGGCTCCTATCATGATGATTGGATCTTTGTCCTTGATTGATATCAATGATTATCAAATCGGAGGCATTGCCAATTGGTTGGTATGGAAGCAACCGCTTGCATTTTTACTTTTTGCCATTGCAGGATTTGCAGAGACCAATAGAACGCCATTTGATTTAGTAGAGTTTGAAGCTGAAATTGTCTCCGGTTATGCTACTGAGTATTCGGGCATGAGATGGGGCTTGTTTTTTATCGGTGAATATGCCAATATGATTACCATATCGGCTTTGGTTAGTATTATCTTTATGGGAGGTTATAACCCACTTTGGATTATACCAGGGGCTTTGATGATGCTATTGAAAGTTTCATTTTGGATATTTTTATTTTTATGGGTAAGAGCTGCATGGCCACATATTAGACCCGATCAGCTTATGTGGGTATGTTGGAAAGTGTTGATGCCATTGGCGCTTTTGAACATATTAATTACCGGTATCATTTTGGTTTAG
- a CDS encoding NADH-quinone oxidoreductase subunit M has protein sequence MEHILTLIVFFPFVAGLFGFFVNKESIKVFGISVAVIEFLLTVILWIGFDSSNAGYQFVEYFPLISQFGINYYMGVDGISLFLVVLSTFMTLVALIGLSITKDIKNLIITVLFLEMTLVGVFLSLDMILFYIFWELSLIPMLYIIGAWGSGQRIYAAIKFFLYTFAGSALMLVGILYLGYQYYLATGTWSFSVPDWHLLVLPFHTQLWLFGAFFLAFAVKVPMFPFHTWLPYAHGQAPTIGSVLLAAVMLKMGTYAFVRFSLPLFPDASLYFLYPIAIIAIIMVIYAAMVAYAQEDMKQVIAYSSISHMGIIILGIFALNAEGITGAIFLMLSHGIVSGALFLLVGVIYDRRHTKMMSEFGGLATVMPRYATIFGIVLFGAVGLPLTIGFVGEFLSLLGFYKVSWLMTLLAGTGIILGAVYMLVLFKRSFFGEVTHEENRKLKDLDKKEYVALIPLVALVVVLGIYPKPILHDIDMSVKKMIVLMEHKALLPKTKEFLIRVNSTGGTK, from the coding sequence ATGGAACATATATTAACCTTAATTGTCTTTTTTCCTTTTGTCGCCGGTTTGTTTGGTTTCTTTGTCAATAAAGAGAGTATTAAAGTATTTGGAATTTCCGTGGCCGTCATTGAGTTTTTATTGACCGTTATTTTGTGGATTGGTTTTGACTCAAGTAATGCAGGCTATCAATTTGTTGAATACTTTCCGTTAATCTCACAATTTGGTATTAATTACTATATGGGTGTCGATGGTATCTCCCTCTTTTTAGTTGTCCTTAGTACGTTCATGACTTTGGTCGCTTTGATTGGATTGAGTATCACCAAAGATATCAAAAATCTCATCATTACCGTGTTGTTTTTAGAGATGACACTTGTGGGTGTATTTTTGAGTTTAGATATGATACTCTTTTATATCTTTTGGGAACTCTCCCTCATTCCGATGCTCTATATCATCGGCGCATGGGGAAGTGGACAGCGCATTTATGCCGCGATTAAATTCTTTTTATATACCTTTGCTGGGTCTGCTTTGATGCTAGTAGGGATTTTGTATTTAGGATACCAATACTACTTAGCTACTGGTACTTGGAGCTTTTCTGTTCCTGATTGGCATTTGTTAGTCTTGCCTTTTCACACGCAATTGTGGCTTTTTGGTGCATTTTTCTTGGCATTTGCTGTCAAGGTTCCTATGTTTCCATTCCATACGTGGTTGCCTTATGCTCACGGACAAGCGCCAACCATCGGTTCTGTTTTATTGGCCGCGGTGATGTTGAAAATGGGAACGTATGCATTTGTTAGATTCTCGTTGCCACTTTTCCCTGATGCGTCATTGTATTTCTTATATCCGATTGCGATTATCGCGATTATCATGGTGATTTATGCGGCGATGGTGGCATATGCACAAGAAGATATGAAACAGGTGATTGCTTACAGTTCAATCTCTCATATGGGGATTATCATCTTAGGTATTTTTGCCCTCAATGCAGAAGGTATTACCGGAGCGATATTTTTGATGTTGAGTCACGGAATCGTGAGTGGGGCACTCTTCTTGCTCGTGGGTGTCATTTATGATCGACGTCATACGAAGATGATGAGTGAATTTGGTGGTCTTGCGACAGTCATGCCGCGTTATGCAACCATCTTTGGTATTGTATTATTTGGTGCAGTTGGACTTCCTTTGACGATTGGATTTGTCGGAGAATTTTTATCCCTTCTTGGATTTTATAAAGTCAGTTGGTTGATGACATTATTGGCAGGAACGGGTATCATCCTAGGTGCTGTTTATATGTTGGTTTTATTTAAAAGATCATTTTTTGGTGAAGTCACTCATGAGGAAAATAGAAAGTTAAAAGATTTGGATAAAAAAGAGTATGTGGCACTGATTCCTTTGGTTGCATTGGTCGTGGTATTGGGTATTTATCCAAAACCAATCTTACATGATATCGATATGAGTGTCAAGAAAATGATTGTATTGATGGAACACAAAGCTTTATTGCCAAAGACCAAAGAGTTCCTGATTCGAGTGAATAGCACAGGAGGTACAAAATAA
- the nuoK gene encoding NADH-quinone oxidoreductase subunit NuoK has protein sequence MITLTHYLVLSGILFSLGVVGILRRKNLLMLFFSTEIMLNAVNVGFAAVSRYYGDLSGQIFAFFIIAIAASEVAVGLGLLVLWYKRSGTIDLDSLHIMKG, from the coding sequence ATGATAACACTAACGCATTATCTCGTATTGAGTGGCATTTTATTTTCATTGGGTGTTGTGGGGATTTTAAGAAGAAAAAATCTACTCATGTTGTTTTTTTCTACAGAAATCATGTTAAATGCTGTCAATGTAGGATTTGCGGCTGTATCACGCTATTATGGTGACCTTAGCGGGCAAATATTTGCATTTTTTATCATTGCGATAGCAGCAAGTGAAGTCGCTGTGGGACTTGGGTTGTTGGTACTTTGGTATAAAAGAAGTGGTACCATTGATCTTGATAGCTTACATATCATGAAAGGGTAA
- a CDS encoding threonine aldolase family protein translates to MKIKNEEQYASDNYSGISPEVLHAIKKANDGSIRAYGEDIYTKMATDKIREIFECDCEVFFVFNGTSANALSLAHMCQSYHSVICHELAHIETDECGAFAFASNGSKLLLAKGENGKLIPAAIEELITKREDIHYPKPKVISLTQSNEVGVVYTIDEIKAIKKIAKKHDLKIHMDGARFANAVASLKCHPSEVTWKAGVDVLSFGGTKNGMAFGEAVVFFKKELAEDFEYRVKQAGQLASKMRFIAAQWLGLLEEDVWLKNARHANEMAQYFVSKVEDLHGVNLMFPCDANEVFLKLKPEIEVELRKKGWEFYGFIGVSNRFVFSWSSTQKRVDKLIHDITLASQH, encoded by the coding sequence GTGAAAATAAAAAATGAAGAACAATATGCCAGTGATAATTATTCAGGAATCTCTCCTGAAGTATTACATGCAATCAAAAAAGCAAATGATGGCTCTATTCGGGCTTATGGTGAAGATATTTATACCAAAATGGCTACTGATAAAATTCGAGAAATCTTTGAGTGTGATTGTGAAGTTTTCTTTGTCTTTAATGGTACATCGGCCAATGCCTTATCTTTGGCGCACATGTGTCAATCGTATCACAGTGTGATTTGTCATGAGTTGGCACATATTGAAACCGATGAGTGTGGCGCATTTGCTTTTGCCTCCAATGGTTCAAAATTACTCTTAGCCAAAGGTGAAAATGGCAAACTCATTCCTGCTGCGATTGAGGAGTTAATCACAAAACGTGAAGACATACACTATCCTAAACCCAAAGTAATCAGCCTAACCCAATCCAATGAAGTCGGTGTGGTTTACACCATAGATGAGATTAAAGCCATCAAAAAGATTGCCAAAAAACATGACCTCAAAATTCATATGGATGGGGCAAGATTTGCCAATGCCGTGGCGTCACTAAAGTGCCATCCGAGTGAAGTCACCTGGAAGGCAGGAGTCGATGTACTCAGTTTTGGTGGGACGAAAAATGGTATGGCATTTGGTGAAGCGGTCGTATTTTTTAAAAAAGAGTTAGCCGAAGATTTTGAATATCGGGTCAAGCAAGCAGGTCAATTGGCATCTAAGATGCGATTTATTGCAGCGCAATGGTTGGGTCTTTTAGAAGAAGACGTTTGGCTCAAAAATGCACGTCACGCCAATGAAATGGCACAATATTTTGTCAGTAAAGTGGAAGATTTGCATGGGGTTAATTTGATGTTTCCTTGTGATGCCAATGAAGTTTTTTTGAAATTAAAACCAGAAATCGAAGTAGAACTGCGTAAAAAAGGCTGGGAATTTTACGGATTTATCGGCGTTTCAAATCGATTTGTTTTTTCATGGAGCAGTACACAAAAACGCGTGGACAAACTGATTCATGATATCACCTTAGCCAGTCAACACTAA
- the nuoL gene encoding NADH-quinone oxidoreductase subunit L: protein MEKYLYVALFAPLVGSLFSAFFTAQKKNVITGLMTSALLLISFVSSLTLMFAVHDGLLLHVTMMDWISAGNLVLPFGFTVDNVSVVMMVTVTLVSTVVNVYSMGYMMHDEGYNRFFTYISAFVFSMLILVMSDNFAGLFIGWEGVGLCSWMLIGFWYKKHSASWAANEAFIMNRIADLGMLMGLFLIYWQFGSFRYSVVFSGIADINPSVVTTIALLLFVGAMGKSAQFPFHTWLADAMEGPTPVSALIHAATMVTAGVYLIVRASQLFILVPEVGYIIASLGAFVAVFAASMALVNRDLKRIIAYSTLSQLGYMFVAAGLGAYWIALFHLMTHAFFKSLLFLGAGNVMHAMDDELDIKKMGGLFSSMKYTAILMSVASVALCGIYPFAGFFSKDMILAAAFNEHAYFLWLALFIGAGMTAFYSFRLIMLVFFGEKVHEKLGFHPHETYPFVLWALLPLGILSVIAGFFEKSFEEFTTKILSKYELHMTHSVESILILATSVMAIGGVLFAIYKYKRGGFSKEVEALPLYKLLINQYYIPKFYEVAILKPYYMLSKLAWQKIDVKIIDFTVDLIARTLYKMGSKSRKMQSGNLSDMLRWMAVGIVTLLALAIFYRPMM, encoded by the coding sequence ATGGAAAAATACTTATACGTCGCACTGTTTGCTCCACTTGTTGGGTCACTCTTTAGTGCTTTTTTTACAGCTCAGAAGAAAAACGTTATTACAGGATTGATGACTTCAGCTCTGTTATTAATCTCTTTTGTTTCATCCTTGACCCTGATGTTTGCAGTGCATGATGGATTATTGCTACATGTTACCATGATGGATTGGATTAGTGCAGGAAATCTTGTATTACCTTTTGGATTTACCGTAGATAATGTCTCTGTTGTCATGATGGTGACTGTGACCTTGGTATCCACCGTTGTCAATGTCTATTCCATGGGGTACATGATGCACGATGAAGGATATAATAGATTCTTTACCTACATCTCCGCCTTTGTTTTCTCGATGTTGATTTTGGTCATGAGTGATAACTTCGCAGGATTGTTCATCGGATGGGAAGGTGTTGGTCTTTGTTCTTGGATGTTGATTGGATTTTGGTACAAAAAACACAGCGCCTCTTGGGCGGCCAATGAAGCCTTTATCATGAACCGTATTGCGGACCTTGGTATGTTGATGGGACTTTTCTTGATTTATTGGCAATTTGGCTCATTTCGTTATAGTGTGGTTTTCTCAGGAATTGCAGATATTAACCCCAGTGTTGTGACTACGATTGCTTTGCTTTTATTCGTCGGTGCGATGGGTAAATCAGCACAATTTCCATTTCATACATGGCTTGCCGATGCGATGGAAGGCCCGACTCCGGTTTCAGCTCTGATTCACGCGGCGACTATGGTAACCGCAGGGGTATATCTTATCGTGAGAGCCAGTCAGCTTTTTATTTTAGTGCCAGAAGTGGGTTATATCATCGCCAGTTTGGGTGCATTTGTAGCCGTCTTTGCAGCGTCTATGGCGCTGGTCAATCGGGATTTGAAGCGTATCATTGCCTATTCCACCCTTTCGCAACTTGGTTACATGTTTGTGGCTGCAGGTTTAGGGGCTTATTGGATTGCACTCTTTCACTTGATGACGCACGCTTTTTTCAAATCATTGCTATTCTTGGGTGCAGGAAATGTGATGCATGCGATGGATGATGAGTTGGATATTAAGAAAATGGGTGGTCTTTTTTCTAGTATGAAATATACTGCGATTTTGATGAGTGTCGCCTCAGTAGCACTTTGTGGTATCTATCCATTTGCAGGATTCTTTAGTAAAGATATGATTTTGGCTGCGGCTTTTAATGAACATGCTTATTTCTTATGGTTGGCACTCTTTATCGGTGCGGGTATGACGGCATTTTATAGCTTTAGATTGATTATGTTGGTATTTTTTGGTGAAAAAGTACATGAAAAGTTGGGTTTTCATCCTCATGAAACGTATCCTTTTGTTTTATGGGCGTTGTTGCCACTTGGTATTCTTTCTGTGATTGCCGGTTTTTTCGAAAAATCATTTGAAGAATTTACAACAAAGATTTTATCAAAATATGAATTGCACATGACACACAGTGTTGAATCAATATTGATTTTAGCAACTTCAGTGATGGCAATAGGAGGCGTTTTGTTTGCGATTTACAAATATAAAAGAGGCGGTTTTAGCAAAGAAGTAGAGGCATTACCTCTTTATAAGCTACTCATAAATCAATATTACATTCCGAAGTTTTATGAGGTAGCAATCTTGAAACCCTATTATATGCTGTCGAAATTGGCATGGCAGAAGATTGATGTTAAGATTATTGATTTTACGGTTGACTTGATTGCAAGGACGCTTTACAAGATGGGCTCAAAAAGTAGGAAAATGCAAAGCGGTAATTTATCGGATATGTTACGATGGATGGCTGTGGGTATTGTAACCTTGTTGGCACTTGCCATATTTTATAGACCGATGATGTAG